In the genome of Streptomyces lydicus, the window TCGCCCGCGCCACCCGTCTCACCCCGGCCCGGCACGGCCGGTCGTACCGCTGCCCCGCCCCGGAAGCTGACACTCGCCCCTCAGCGGGCAAGGGCCGTGACCTCGACCTCTATCCGCCAGTCCGGCCGGGCCAGGGACGACACCTCCAGGAGGGTGTCCGCGGGGTAGGGCTCGGACAGGAACTCCCCGCGCAGGGCGATGACCTGGCCGAGGACGGCAGCCATGTCCGTCACGAAGATGCCCACTTTCACCACATCCGCGAGCGAGGATCCCGCCGCCGCGAGCACGCGCTCGACATTCGCGAATGCCTGCCGGCCCTGGGCCAGGAAGTCGTCCGACACCGTCCGCCCCTGCTCGTCGATGCCGGCCTGCCCCGACACATGGACCAGTCCGCCCGCCCTGACGGCCTGTGAGATGCGGTACGGCGCGTACCAGTCCGGTGACGTGGCGATCCGTTCGATCTCCGGCCGGTCCGGTGTCCCGGCCGCGCCCTCCGCGGGCGCCGGCATCGTCGTCGTCATGACTCTCCCCCTCGGTTCCATGCGCCTGCATCACTTGCATGCACATGCATTAGTTTCCGCTGCATGTACCCTGCTGTCAAGAGCCCGTCGGCACACGGCAGAAGAAGGCGGAGAGCGATGGACGCGGAGCACTGGGACCGGCTCGGGACACTGCACACACGCGTCGAGCAGGAGCTGGCGAAGGCCCTGCAGCAGCACCACGGCATCGGACTGTCCGAGTACCGCGCCCTCGCCAGGCTGGCCCATGCGGACGACGGCGAGCTGCGCATGCAGGAGCTCGCCGACCTCATCGGCCTCAACCAGAGCTCCGTGAGCCGCCTGGCCTCCCGTCTGGAGTCGTCCGGCCTGACCCGCCGCGACCTGTGCCCCGACGACCGGCGCGGGGTGTACAGCGTGATCACGGATCAGGGCCGGGACATCCACGCACAGGCGCGCCCGACCTACGACGGCGCACTGCACGCCGCACTCGACGCGGCGGCCGCGGACGGGCACCTCGGTCCTCTGGTGGCATCGCTGCGGTCCTAACATGACGGACGTGTCGAATGCAGAGTCCTCAACGTCCCGCCGCTTCCCGGCCCACGACGACAACCACGACCACGAAATCGAATCCCTGGCGGAGTTCGACCGGGTGGTCGCCGCCGGCAGTCTCGCCGGACACCGCGTCCAGTCCGTCGATCTGACGGACCGTACGTTCGCGCTGCTCAGCACGGACACCACGGAGTCGGTGTTCCTCGGCTGCGTCATGGAGCCGGACGCCGCCGCCAAGATACGGGCCGGGGGCTCCCTGGTCTTCCCGCCCGTACCGGACCTGCCGTTCGACCCCTACCGTGGCAGCCTGTACGGCCCGGACGAACTCTTCGCGCAGCTGGCCGAGGCCGGCTACGACGCCACCCCGGACGCCCGCGCGTACCACTGGTACCAGGAGACCAAGTCGGACGGCGACATCTTCTCCTCGATGCTGCGCAGCATCCACGACGACGCCGTCTCGGACGCCCTCGACGAACACCTCGCCGGCGCACAGGTGGTGGGCATCATGGGCGGCCACGCCCTGCGGCGCGATGATGCGGACTACGCGGGCGCGGCCCGGCTCGGCCGCCGGCTCACCCGGGACGGCCTGACCGTCGCGACGGGCGGCGGCCCCGGTGCGATGGAGGCGGCGAACCTCGGTGCGTACACCGCACCCTTCGAGGACGGCATGCTCGACGCGGCGCTGAAACGTCTCACCAAGGCACCGCACTTCACCGAGTCGATCACCGAATGGGCACGGGCCGCCTTCGGCATCCGGCACGACCGGCCGGGCGGCGGGGCCTCGGTCGGCATCCCCACCTGGTTCTACGGCCATGAGCCGCCGAACGTCTTCGCGACCCACATAGCGAAGTACTTCGTCAACGCGGTACGCGAGGACGGCCTGCTGGCACGCTCCAACGCGGGCGTCGTCTTCCTCCCCGGCGCGGCCGGCACCGTACAGGAGATCTTCGACAACGCGACGCCCAACTACTACGGGTCGCGGGGCGAGCCGACCCCGATGGTGCTGGTGAACCGCGAGCACTGGACCGAGACGCTCCCCACCTGGCCGCTGCTCCGGGCACTCGCGGCGGACCGTCCCATGGCGGCCAGGATCGCCCTGGTCGACTCGGTGGACGAAGCTCCCGAGGCGCTGTCCCGCCTCCGGTCCGGGAGCGCTTCCTGACCCACCTGCGGTCCCCGGACCGCACCGTGCGAAGGCCCCAGGGCCCGCACCCCGCGCACGGGGCACCGCGCCCCGGCGCGGCCTCCCCCGGCCGGCCGGACGGCGGGTTCGACCGGCCGGACGGCAGGTTCGGCCGCCGAGGCAACGCCCGTCCCGAATTACGCGTCTGCCAGGCCGGGCAGGTAACAGACGGTTCAAGACAGCGGGCGAACGGAGCTCTTGGTGATCATCGGCCTTCTGACGGCCGTGGCGGCGTCGGCCTGCTACGGCACGGGATCGGTCCTGCAGGCGGTGGGCTCCCGCAAATCCGCCCGCCGCGAGGCGGCCGAGGCCTCCACGACCGGTGTCACCCAGCACGGCGGCCCCAGCCTGTCGTCGACCGCGAAGGCGGCCGTGACCTGGGAGTTCATGGTCGGCACGGTGCTGGACTTCCTCGGGTTCGGGCTCGGTGCGCTGGCCGCCAGGCTGCTGCCGCTGTTCCTCTCCCAGACTGTGATCAGCGCCAACCTCGTGATCACGGCGGTGCTGAGCATCAAGCTCCTCGGTATCCGGCTCTCCCGGGCCGAGTGGAGCTCCATCGGCGTGGTGTGCGGGGCGTTGGTGCTGCTGGCCACGGCCGCCGGGCCGGAAGGCAGCGGCCACACGCCGATCGCCGCCCACTGGTGGCTGCTCGCCGCTTCCGTCGTCCTCGTCCTCGGCGGCACCCTGATCGTGCGGCTGCTCGGCGGACGGGCCGCGATCCTCGCCGGCCTGCTCTCCGGCCTGGGCTTCGGGGCGCTCGGGATCGGCGTGCGCGTGCTGAACGGCGTGGACCCCTTCCACCTGCCGTCGCTGCTCGGCGATCCCGCCCTGTACGCGATTCTGGTGGCCGGAATCGGGGGCATGTATCTGCACACCGTCGCCCTGCAGATCGGCTCGGTGAACGGCGCCACGGCCGCGCTGGTGGTGGGCGAGACGGTGGTCCCGGGCATTCTCGGGGTGCTGTGGCTGGGCGACTCCTCGCGTCCCGGCTTCGCCTGGGTCGCCGCCCTCGGGTTCGTGGTGGCCGTGGCGGGCGCCGTCGCGGTCGCCTGGTTCGGCGAACCGGAGCCGGGGGACGGGCCCGGCGCGCCGACAGCGGATGAGGCGAAGACGGAAGTGGCAGCACGCTGAGCCCCCGTGCCCAGGGGTCAGGAGGCCGCTCCTCGTAACCGGCCCGCGGTATCCGGCGTGATCGGCCCCTCGGCCCCGGCATGGTCAGTCCATCGGCTCCGGCATGGTCAGTCCATCGGCTCCGACATGATCACGATCAGCCCGTCGTCTCCGAGGTGATCAGCCCGCCGCATCCGTCGCGCCCAGCACCACCACGTCCTGTGCCACGAAGGAGATGCCCACCCGCTCCCCCACCTCCGGCGCGTCCCGCAGTGCGCAGGCCGCCTCCACCTGCGGTCCGGCGGCCGGCTGGAGCAGCAGCGCGACATGGGTGCCACGGAAGGTACGGGCCGTGACCGTACAGGGCAGGCCCTCGGGGGCGGCGGTCAGCCGCACCCCGGCCGGCCGGACGAGCAGGCGGCACGGCCCGTCCGCCGTGCCGTCCGGGACCGGCACCTTGCCCCAGCAGGTGGCAGCTGCCTCGCCCTGCACCGTCGCCGCGACCACATTGTCGAAGCCGAGGAAGCGGGCGACGAATTCGGTGGCGGGCCGCTGCCAGACCTCCAGGGGGGTGCCGGTCTGTGCGATCCGGCCGTCCTGCATCACCACGACCCGGTCGGCGAGTGCGAAGGCCTCGCCCTGGTCGTGGGTGACCGCCAATACGGTGGTGCCCAATTCACGGAAGAGGCGGCGGAGTTCGACGACCAGCCGTTCGCGCAGCCCGCGGTCGAGCTGGCCGAGGGGTTCGTCCAGCATCAGCAGGCGGGGGCGGGGGGCCAGCGCGCGGGCCAGCGCGACCCGCTGCTGTTCGCCGCCGGACAGGGAGGCCACGGCGCGCCGCTGGGCGCCCGGCAGTCCGACGAGGTCCAGCAGTTCGGCGACCGTGCGCTCCCGCTCGGCGCGTGCGGTACGCCGCATCCGCAGCCCGAAGGCGACGTTGCCCTCGACGTCGTGCTGCGGGAAAAGCTGGTGGTCCTGGAACATCAGGCCGACCCCGCGCCGGTGGGCCGGCACCCCGGACTGCTCCCGTCCCTCCAGCAACACCGCTCCCGCGTGGGCCTGTTGGAGACCGGCGACCACCCTCAGCAGGGTGGACTTTCCGCTGCCGCTCGGCCCCAGGACGCACACGATTTCGTGCGCGGCGACGTCCAGGTCCACCGCGTCCAGTGCGGGGCGCTCCGCCGTGCCGAAGCGGACGGTCACCCCGCCCAGCCGCAGCAGCTCCTGTGCCGTGGTCCCGGCGCGTGCCGTCATCTAGAACTCCCCGGAGTGGTCGAGGGGGCGCAGGCGCTCCAGTACCAGCAGGGCACCGGCGCACACCACCATCAAGAGGGTCGACAGGGCCATCGCCTGCCCGTAGTTGAGCTCTCCCGCACGTCCCAGCAGGCGTGCCACGGCGACCGGCAGTGTCGGCTGGTCCGGCCGCGCGATGAAGACCGTCGCGCCGAACTCACCGAGGGAGACGGCGAAGGCGAAGCCCGCGGCGATCAGCAGGGCCCGCCGCACCATCGGCAGGTCGACCTCGCGCCACACCCGCCACGGCGAGGCGCCGAGCACGGCGGCCGCCTCCCGCAGCCGTCCGTCGACCGCCCGCAGGACCGGCAGCATCGTCCGCACCACGAACGGCACCCCCACCAGCGCCTGGGCGAGCGGCACCAGCCACCACGAGGCGCGCAGATCGAGCGGCGGCGTGTCGAGGCTGATCAGGAATCCGAAGCCGACGGTCACCGCGGACACCCCGAGGGGCAGCATCAGCAGGGCGTCGAAGCCCCGGACGAAGCGGCTGATCAGGGCCGTCCGCCCGGACGGGCCTCTGCCCAGCCGGGGGAGGGTCAGCGCGGCGGCCGCCAGTCCCCCCACCACCAGCGCGATCGCCGTGGCGGCCGCCCCGTAGGCGAGGGAGTTCCACAGGGCGTCCAGGGGCGCGACGGCGAAGGTGCTGTCGGCGTTCCCGGCCGACCGCAGCGAGGTGTAGAACACCGCTCCGTAGCCGTCCGGCCCGGCGAACGACCGCTCCACGAGCACCAGGAGCGGCACGATGAGCAGGACGGTGATGACGGCGAGCGTCCCCCACAGCAGTGTCCACTGGCCGCGGCCGCGCGGCCGGTGCGCGGTCTGCGAGGCCGGCACAAGCCGCAGGGCGGTTTCCCGGCGGCGCACCGTCCAGGCGTGCAGCGCCAGCACGCCCAGCACCGCCGCGAACTGGACCATGGTGAGCACGGCGGCCGTCGGCAGGTCCAGGAACTCCGCGGTCTGCCGGTAGATCTCCACCTCCAGCGTCGCGAAGGTGGGCCCGCCGAGAATCTGCACCACCCCGAAGGAGGTGAAGGTGAAGAGGAAGACCATGAGCGCGGCGGCCGCGACGGCGGGTCCCAGGGCGGGCAGGGTCACCCTCCGCCAGGCCGCGAACCGTCCGGCCCCCAGCATCCGCGCCGCCTCTTCCTGACGCGGGTCGAGCTGGGCCCAGAGCCCGCCGACGGTCCGGACGACCACGGCGTAGTTGAAGAACACATGCGCCAGCAGGATCGCCCACACCGAGGTGTCCAGGCGCAGGCCCCACAGCTCGTCCAGCAGTCCGCCCCGTCCGGCCAACGCCAGGAAGGCGGAGCCGACGACGACGGTCGGCAGCACGAACGGCACCGCCACCACCGCCCGCAGCAGCTGCTTGCCGGGGAAGTCGAACCGCGCGAAGACATAGGCACCGGGCAGCGCGATCAGCAGGGTCAGCGCCGTGGAGGCCGCGGCCTGCCAGACGGTGAACCACAGCACATGGACGATGTCCGGGTCGCTCAGCACGGAACCGAACCGGCCGAGCTGCCACCGTCCGCCGTCCTTGAGCCCGCGTCCGACGATCGCCGCCACCGGATAGGCGAAGAACAGCGCGAAGAAGGCGAGCGGCACCGCCATCAGGCCGAGCCGCGCCGCCGTTCCCCGTACGGGCCGCGGGCGCCGGCCGCGGACTACTTCAGAACGAGCGAGGACCACTGCTTGATCCACTGTTCGCGGTTCTCGGTGATCGTCCCGGGCGGCAGCGTCGTGGGCTGGTCGATCCTGGTGCCGTACTTGGTGAACAGCTCCGGCACCGCGGCGTCCTCGCGTGCCGGGTTGACGAACATCTGCAGCGGTACGTCCTGCTGGAACTTCTTGCTCAGCAAGAAGTCCAGCAGCGCCTTGCCGCCCTTCTCGTTCCTCGCCCCCTTGAGCAGGCCGCCGAATTCGATCTGGCGGAAGCAGGTGCCCGTCGCGACCCCGGTCGGCGCCTCCTTGGGCGCGGGCTTCTTGCCCAGCACCTCGGCCGGCGGGCTGGAGGCGTAGGAGACCACCAGCGGCTTGTCGCCCTTGCGCTTGCCGGCCGCGGATCCCGTGAACCGCTCGTAGTAGGCCTGTTCCCAGCCGTCGACGACCTCGACGCCGTTGGCCTTGAGCTTCTTCCAGTAGCTCTGCCAGCCGTCCTGCCCGTACTTCGCGATGGTGCCGAGCTGGAAGGCGAGACCCGGGGAGGAGGTCGCGGAGTTCTCCGTCACGAGCATCCCCTTGTACCGGGGCTTGAGCAGATCGTCGAAGGTCTTCGGCGGCGCGGTCTTGTGCCGGGCGAAGTAGCCGCGGTCGTAGTTGACGCAGATGTCGCCGTAGTCGAGCGGGGTGACGCGGTGCGCGCCCTTGTCGAGCTGCAGCCCGGCCGGCACGTCCGCCAGCCCCTTGGCCCGGTACGGGCTGAAGAGCCCTTCGTGCAGCCCGCGCGAGAGCAGCGTGTTGTCGATACCGAAGAACACGTCGCCCTGCGGATTGCCCTTGGACAGGATCGCCTGGTTGACGGCCTTCCCGGCATCCCCGCCCTTGAGGATCCTGACCTTGTAGCCGCTCTCTTTCTCGAAGGCGCTCAGGACCGACTTGGAGATGTTGAACGAGTCATGGCTGACCAGCGTGACGGTCTTGGCGTCCGCGCCCCCGCCCGGGGCACCGCAGGCGGCCAGCGCGGACATGCCGACCGCGGCGGCGAGGGCCGTGGCGGTGATTCTGCTCCTGGTGCTCACTGATTTCCTCCTGGCTGGCCAGGAAGAGACGCGGCCCCGCACGGTGTCCACGGCTCCCGGCGTCCGATGACGCAGGGAGGGGACCCGGTGCGGGGCGCAACAGCATGAGTGACGACCGAACTTCCTACCCGGAATGACCCGGGCGAGGTTCAAGGGTCTGCGGGCACCGTAGAGGTCTACGACGCTTCCGCACTCTCAGCGCTGTGGCGCTCCCCTGTCGGATGTGGTGCATTTGTTCGATCACACAGTACCAGCGGGCGGTCAGCGTTCCGAGGCCGCGAGCTGGCCGCAGGCGCCGTCGATCTCCTGGCCGCGGGTGTCGCGGACGGTCACCGGCACGCCGTGTGCCTCGATGGCCTGGACGAACGCCCGCTCGTCCTCGGGGCGCGAGGCGGTCCACTTCGAGCCGGGCGTCGGATTCAGCGGAATGAGGTTCACATGGACGCGCTTGCCCTTCAGCAGCCGTCCCAGCAGGTCACCGCGCCACGCCTGGTCGTTGATGTCCCGGATCAGCGCGTACTCGATCGAGATCCGCCGCCCGGACTTCTCCGCGTACTCCCACGCGGCGTCCAGCACCTCGCGCACCTTCCAGCGCGTGTTGACGGGCACCAGGGTGTCGCGCAGCTCGTCATCGGGCGCATGCAGCGACACCGCCAGCCGGCACTTGAATCCTTCATCGGCGAACCGCAGCATCGCCGGCACCAGCCCGACCGTCGAGACGGTGATCCCGCGCTGCGACAGCCCCAGCCCGTCGGGCTCGGGGTCGGTCAGCCGCCGGATCGCCCCGACCACCCGCTTGTAGTTGGCGAGCGGTTCGCCCATCCCCATGAAGACGATGTTGGACAGCCGGGCCGGCCCGCCCGGCACCTCGCCGTCGCGCAGCGCACGCATCCCGTCGACGATCTGGTGCACGATCTCGGCGGTCGACAGATTACGGTCCAGGCCCGCCTGCCCCGTCGCGCAGAACGGGCAGTTCATGCCGCACCCGGCCTGCGAGGAGATGCACATGGTGACCCGGTCCGGGTAGCGCATCAGCACGGACTCGACGAGCGTGCCGTCGTGCATCTTCCACAGCGTCTTGCGCGTGGTGTCGTCGTCACACGAGATGTGCC includes:
- a CDS encoding RidA family protein, whose protein sequence is MTTTMPAPAEGAAGTPDRPEIERIATSPDWYAPYRISQAVRAGGLVHVSGQAGIDEQGRTVSDDFLAQGRQAFANVERVLAAAGSSLADVVKVGIFVTDMAAVLGQVIALRGEFLSEPYPADTLLEVSSLARPDWRIEVEVTALAR
- a CDS encoding MarR family winged helix-turn-helix transcriptional regulator → MDAEHWDRLGTLHTRVEQELAKALQQHHGIGLSEYRALARLAHADDGELRMQELADLIGLNQSSVSRLASRLESSGLTRRDLCPDDRRGVYSVITDQGRDIHAQARPTYDGALHAALDAAAADGHLGPLVASLRS
- a CDS encoding LOG family protein → MSNAESSTSRRFPAHDDNHDHEIESLAEFDRVVAAGSLAGHRVQSVDLTDRTFALLSTDTTESVFLGCVMEPDAAAKIRAGGSLVFPPVPDLPFDPYRGSLYGPDELFAQLAEAGYDATPDARAYHWYQETKSDGDIFSSMLRSIHDDAVSDALDEHLAGAQVVGIMGGHALRRDDADYAGAARLGRRLTRDGLTVATGGGPGAMEAANLGAYTAPFEDGMLDAALKRLTKAPHFTESITEWARAAFGIRHDRPGGGASVGIPTWFYGHEPPNVFATHIAKYFVNAVREDGLLARSNAGVVFLPGAAGTVQEIFDNATPNYYGSRGEPTPMVLVNREHWTETLPTWPLLRALAADRPMAARIALVDSVDEAPEALSRLRSGSAS
- a CDS encoding ABC transporter ATP-binding protein, whose protein sequence is MTARAGTTAQELLRLGGVTVRFGTAERPALDAVDLDVAAHEIVCVLGPSGSGKSTLLRVVAGLQQAHAGAVLLEGREQSGVPAHRRGVGLMFQDHQLFPQHDVEGNVAFGLRMRRTARAERERTVAELLDLVGLPGAQRRAVASLSGGEQQRVALARALAPRPRLLMLDEPLGQLDRGLRERLVVELRRLFRELGTTVLAVTHDQGEAFALADRVVVMQDGRIAQTGTPLEVWQRPATEFVARFLGFDNVVAATVQGEAAATCWGKVPVPDGTADGPCRLLVRPAGVRLTAAPEGLPCTVTARTFRGTHVALLLQPAAGPQVEAACALRDAPEVGERVGISFVAQDVVVLGATDAAG
- a CDS encoding ABC transporter permease, whose amino-acid sequence is MVLARSEVVRGRRPRPVRGTAARLGLMAVPLAFFALFFAYPVAAIVGRGLKDGGRWQLGRFGSVLSDPDIVHVLWFTVWQAAASTALTLLIALPGAYVFARFDFPGKQLLRAVVAVPFVLPTVVVGSAFLALAGRGGLLDELWGLRLDTSVWAILLAHVFFNYAVVVRTVGGLWAQLDPRQEEAARMLGAGRFAAWRRVTLPALGPAVAAAALMVFLFTFTSFGVVQILGGPTFATLEVEIYRQTAEFLDLPTAAVLTMVQFAAVLGVLALHAWTVRRRETALRLVPASQTAHRPRGRGQWTLLWGTLAVITVLLIVPLLVLVERSFAGPDGYGAVFYTSLRSAGNADSTFAVAPLDALWNSLAYGAAATAIALVVGGLAAAALTLPRLGRGPSGRTALISRFVRGFDALLMLPLGVSAVTVGFGFLISLDTPPLDLRASWWLVPLAQALVGVPFVVRTMLPVLRAVDGRLREAAAVLGASPWRVWREVDLPMVRRALLIAAGFAFAVSLGEFGATVFIARPDQPTLPVAVARLLGRAGELNYGQAMALSTLLMVVCAGALLVLERLRPLDHSGEF
- a CDS encoding thiamine ABC transporter substrate-binding protein, which produces MSTRSRITATALAAAVGMSALAACGAPGGGADAKTVTLVSHDSFNISKSVLSAFEKESGYKVRILKGGDAGKAVNQAILSKGNPQGDVFFGIDNTLLSRGLHEGLFSPYRAKGLADVPAGLQLDKGAHRVTPLDYGDICVNYDRGYFARHKTAPPKTFDDLLKPRYKGMLVTENSATSSPGLAFQLGTIAKYGQDGWQSYWKKLKANGVEVVDGWEQAYYERFTGSAAGKRKGDKPLVVSYASSPPAEVLGKKPAPKEAPTGVATGTCFRQIEFGGLLKGARNEKGGKALLDFLLSKKFQQDVPLQMFVNPAREDAAVPELFTKYGTRIDQPTTLPPGTITENREQWIKQWSSLVLK
- the rlmN gene encoding 23S rRNA (adenine(2503)-C(2))-methyltransferase RlmN, whose product is MPAPGELTFVAPRGAKKPPRHLADLSPVERREAVAAIGEKPFRAKQLSQHYFARYAHDPAQWTDIPAAAREKLAAELLPDLMKVVRHISCDDDTTRKTLWKMHDGTLVESVLMRYPDRVTMCISSQAGCGMNCPFCATGQAGLDRNLSTAEIVHQIVDGMRALRDGEVPGGPARLSNIVFMGMGEPLANYKRVVGAIRRLTDPEPDGLGLSQRGITVSTVGLVPAMLRFADEGFKCRLAVSLHAPDDELRDTLVPVNTRWKVREVLDAAWEYAEKSGRRISIEYALIRDINDQAWRGDLLGRLLKGKRVHVNLIPLNPTPGSKWTASRPEDERAFVQAIEAHGVPVTVRDTRGQEIDGACGQLAASER